A single Altererythrobacter sp. BO-6 DNA region contains:
- a CDS encoding TonB-dependent receptor, with amino-acid sequence MFKNKKLLPGASIMALALSSASGAMAQDVPTDSERAAERASDDNVIIVTATRRSEGLQDVPIALSVVSGEAIAEQGIDDLEALSDLIPNVHIGKSGSSNQIFIRGIGSGNNQGFEQSVGMFVDGVYMGRARNSRAAFLDIERVEVLKGPQSTLFGKNTIAGAINITSGQPTNQLEGYVEANYETEVNTFGVTAMASGPLSDRFRARIAANYLNSDGWMRNSAPNGEDGPGQENIAVRGIFEWDAADALTLNFKAEHGEFDIVGREQKLTISTPTSDFLFGLGSDPNFASTTGFNRNKSDAGFPGRPLLDNTKSNIFQMTADLEVGDHTLRSISAFTKYEYQNCTDADYAPVNFIDRCRNEEHKQFTQEILLTSPSGQTVEYLAGVYYQDADLRSDASTTVALSSLPPIENAILGLLGGGAAGSLDTEFLNFFRQKSETWSAFAELTFNLTDSFRVTGGLRYSDDSKNAVKQQITAVPGGTTSDPFLAFIMSSAVLGFANQYSYDLDRSENHWTGNLNLQYDFNDDIMGYFNFGTGYKAGGFDADNGLDRSRQFEDETVKSFEAGLKMELLDRRARINLAAFINSYDDVQVSSFETVGFIVGNAAKTKVQGIEGDFVFAATDELSFHGAFSILDAKYDKFTNAACRISQIQDGSCAANGGFQDLSGQPLQFAPDTSGNIGFSYDRNITDGLVVSLGTDVLWTDDIVVAPDGDPNVIQSAYAKVNARIGIEADDGSWSLAVVGKNLTNKTTFNWGNDASLSGTGFGFENAYFHHIQPPRTFELRARLAF; translated from the coding sequence ATGTTCAAGAACAAGAAACTGTTACCGGGTGCCAGCATTATGGCTTTGGCGCTGTCATCCGCTTCTGGGGCAATGGCGCAAGATGTGCCAACTGACAGTGAGCGTGCAGCTGAACGCGCATCTGACGATAACGTTATTATCGTCACAGCAACGCGGCGAAGCGAAGGGCTACAGGATGTTCCGATCGCCCTATCTGTGGTCAGCGGCGAAGCAATTGCTGAACAAGGCATAGACGATCTTGAAGCTCTGTCTGATCTCATCCCCAATGTTCATATTGGGAAATCCGGAAGTTCAAATCAAATATTCATTCGTGGCATAGGCTCCGGCAACAATCAGGGTTTTGAACAATCCGTCGGCATGTTTGTGGACGGTGTTTATATGGGGCGTGCCCGCAATTCACGGGCTGCGTTTCTAGACATCGAGCGTGTAGAAGTCCTGAAGGGCCCGCAATCGACCTTGTTTGGGAAGAATACAATTGCTGGTGCGATTAACATCACTTCCGGGCAACCAACCAATCAACTCGAAGGCTACGTAGAAGCAAACTACGAGACCGAAGTGAATACCTTTGGCGTAACCGCCATGGCTTCCGGACCATTGTCAGACCGCTTTAGAGCGAGGATCGCTGCTAACTATCTCAACTCGGATGGCTGGATGCGTAATAGTGCGCCAAATGGTGAAGATGGTCCGGGGCAGGAAAATATTGCCGTCCGCGGTATTTTTGAATGGGACGCGGCAGATGCGCTCACACTAAACTTTAAGGCGGAGCATGGTGAATTCGACATTGTTGGACGCGAACAGAAGCTGACGATTTCCACGCCCACCTCAGACTTTCTATTCGGACTGGGCAGCGATCCTAATTTTGCCAGCACCACCGGATTCAACCGCAACAAGTCTGATGCCGGTTTCCCTGGACGACCGCTGCTTGACAATACCAAGTCAAACATTTTTCAAATGACTGCGGATCTGGAAGTTGGGGACCACACGCTGCGCTCAATTTCCGCATTTACAAAATATGAATATCAAAACTGCACTGATGCGGATTATGCGCCGGTAAACTTTATTGATCGTTGCCGTAATGAAGAGCATAAGCAATTCACGCAAGAAATTCTGCTGACCTCTCCATCGGGGCAAACAGTTGAATATTTGGCTGGCGTATATTATCAAGATGCCGATCTCAGAAGTGATGCCAGTACGACGGTGGCGCTAAGTTCACTGCCACCCATTGAAAATGCCATTTTGGGCCTTTTGGGTGGCGGTGCCGCTGGCAGTTTGGATACGGAATTTCTCAACTTCTTTCGGCAAAAGTCTGAAACATGGTCAGCGTTTGCGGAGCTGACTTTCAACCTAACCGATAGTTTTCGCGTTACCGGCGGCCTGCGCTATTCGGATGACAGCAAAAATGCAGTGAAACAACAGATCACCGCTGTACCTGGTGGCACCACCTCCGATCCGTTTCTGGCATTCATAATGAGCTCCGCAGTGCTCGGTTTCGCCAACCAGTATTCTTATGATTTGGACCGGAGCGAAAATCACTGGACGGGTAATTTGAACCTCCAATATGATTTCAATGACGACATCATGGGCTACTTCAATTTCGGAACAGGCTATAAGGCCGGTGGCTTTGATGCGGACAATGGCCTGGATCGTTCGCGTCAGTTTGAAGATGAAACGGTAAAGTCTTTTGAAGCTGGCCTGAAAATGGAGCTCCTTGACCGGCGTGCCCGCATAAATCTCGCAGCATTCATCAATAGCTATGATGACGTGCAAGTGAGCTCTTTCGAGACAGTCGGCTTTATCGTCGGCAACGCCGCTAAAACCAAGGTTCAGGGTATCGAAGGCGACTTTGTCTTTGCGGCCACTGATGAGCTGTCTTTCCACGGCGCATTCTCGATACTTGATGCCAAGTATGACAAGTTTACCAATGCCGCATGCAGAATATCCCAAATCCAGGATGGCAGTTGCGCCGCCAATGGAGGATTTCAGGATCTTTCGGGTCAGCCATTGCAATTTGCTCCCGATACTTCGGGTAATATCGGGTTCTCTTACGATAGAAATATAACCGACGGCCTGGTAGTTTCGCTTGGAACGGATGTCCTTTGGACCGACGACATAGTTGTTGCGCCAGACGGCGATCCCAATGTCATTCAAAGCGCTTATGCTAAGGTCAATGCGCGCATCGGGATCGAGGCGGACGATGGAAGTTGGTCACTTGCGGTTGTCGGGAAAAACCTGACCAACAAGACGACCTTTAATTGGGGCAATGATGCATCGCTTTCAGGGACAGGGTTTGGATTTGAAAACGCCTATTTCCATCATATCCAGCCGCCTCGCACATTTGAACTGAGGGCACGATTGGCTTTCTAA
- a CDS encoding LysR family transcriptional regulator: MNLRNVDLNLLTIFDAIMTERSITRAAQKIGMSQPAMSIALDRFRHIAGDRLFARTGQGMKPTPRALELANPIRRALSIVSSAIEHRTEFDATKSKRSFNLALSDYGELLLVPQIAKLLEQAASSVHIKTTSALGLNIERELHFENIDIYLWLIPIESEMVRSVQIGTVQEVCLVRKEHPEISDHITLEKYAKMKHVVLELAGAYGPPLIDRKLWRKKLTRQRTMTVSSLSQMPRIVGMTDMVATLPKPMAQAYAAAHDLKIVPAPVHIELPVFMMWNKRMDQDLGHTWLRESIINIHDKIALKNSA; this comes from the coding sequence ATGAACTTACGGAATGTTGATCTCAACCTTCTGACGATCTTTGATGCGATTATGACTGAAAGAAGCATTACGCGTGCGGCCCAGAAAATCGGCATGAGCCAACCGGCGATGAGCATTGCCCTCGACCGCTTCCGACATATCGCAGGGGATCGCCTGTTTGCGCGCACTGGTCAGGGAATGAAGCCGACTCCACGCGCATTGGAATTGGCGAATCCCATTCGACGAGCGCTATCAATTGTGTCGTCGGCGATCGAGCACCGCACCGAATTTGATGCCACCAAAAGCAAGCGTAGCTTCAACCTCGCACTGAGTGACTATGGAGAATTGCTCCTTGTCCCCCAAATCGCCAAGCTGCTGGAGCAAGCAGCTTCCTCGGTGCACATTAAAACAACATCGGCGCTTGGGCTAAATATTGAGCGGGAGTTGCATTTTGAGAACATCGATATTTATCTTTGGTTGATCCCGATTGAGAGCGAGATGGTTCGCTCCGTTCAAATTGGCACTGTGCAGGAAGTATGCTTGGTACGAAAAGAGCACCCGGAGATCAGTGATCACATTACTCTCGAAAAATATGCGAAAATGAAACATGTGGTTCTTGAACTGGCTGGGGCTTATGGTCCGCCGCTCATTGACCGCAAACTTTGGCGAAAGAAACTTACGAGACAGCGGACGATGACTGTGTCCAGCCTTTCTCAGATGCCAAGGATCGTAGGCATGACAGACATGGTCGCCACTTTGCCCAAGCCCATGGCGCAAGCCTATGCAGCCGCACATGATCTAAAAATTGTCCCCGCACCGGTCCACATCGAATTACCCGTCTTTATGATGTGGAATAAAAGAATGGATCAGGACTTGGGGCACACATGGCTGCGTGAAAGCATTATAAATATCCATGATAAAATAGCTTTGAAAAACTCGGCATAA
- a CDS encoding site-specific DNA-methyltransferase gives MKNQEHPKNTSPSAAKASNTSPTTGTTAGSSKKPAAKRKMFSDRVKEQLQEKSRARRKGQAAKTRVVGAASRPARNDIQPRLVVIEKPLADLQPSPNRARVTTPEQLEKVITSIRQFGLVMPVLIDRNDMVISGHVICEAAEQLGFETVPCLSVEHLDEVEIEALALALNRVGETGTWDTDLLREQMIRLESAGIDLTNTGFTLPEIDQITILSEPAEGDGDEDEFEEDEDDMSVISRLGDLYQLGVHRLHCADALEMDSYVRLLAGELAQCIFSDPPYGCEIEGFVSGLGKHKHLNFLEGAGDMDRGELQEFFTAYLGHCKAFSSAGAIIFACMDWRQIDILLLAAMDVGLTRKNIAVWDKGSGGMGGLYRNAHEFVAVFCNGNTPATNNIQLGRHGRDRCNIWRYPGANRPGSSSAKALADHPTPKPEPLVEDALLDVTNRGDIVLDPFIGSGSTILAAESTGRICRGIELDPKYVDRAIRRWERETGIPAIHIETGLTFDELARVRLSEREASHG, from the coding sequence ATGAAAAACCAGGAGCATCCCAAGAACACCAGCCCGTCGGCCGCAAAGGCCAGCAACACGTCACCAACGACTGGAACAACTGCTGGCAGCAGCAAGAAGCCTGCTGCCAAGCGCAAGATGTTCTCTGACAGGGTGAAAGAGCAGCTGCAGGAAAAGTCTCGCGCCCGGCGAAAGGGACAGGCGGCGAAGACAAGGGTCGTTGGTGCTGCGTCCCGCCCCGCGCGCAATGACATCCAACCCAGGCTTGTCGTCATCGAAAAGCCTCTGGCCGACCTTCAGCCATCGCCCAACCGCGCGCGCGTCACCACCCCCGAACAGCTTGAGAAGGTGATCACCTCAATAAGGCAGTTCGGGCTGGTCATGCCGGTCCTGATCGATCGCAACGACATGGTCATATCGGGCCATGTCATCTGCGAAGCGGCGGAACAGCTCGGTTTCGAGACAGTGCCTTGCCTGTCGGTCGAACATCTCGACGAGGTCGAGATCGAAGCGCTCGCACTCGCCCTCAATCGCGTCGGCGAGACAGGCACCTGGGACACGGACCTGCTGCGCGAACAGATGATCAGGCTCGAGTCAGCAGGGATCGATCTCACAAACACTGGCTTCACGCTGCCCGAGATCGACCAGATCACAATCCTGTCCGAACCGGCTGAGGGCGATGGTGATGAAGATGAGTTTGAGGAAGATGAAGACGACATGTCCGTCATCTCTCGCCTCGGCGACCTGTATCAGCTCGGCGTGCATCGGCTCCACTGCGCCGATGCGCTTGAGATGGACTCGTATGTGCGCCTGCTTGCAGGCGAGCTTGCCCAATGCATCTTCAGCGACCCGCCCTATGGCTGCGAGATAGAAGGCTTTGTAAGCGGCCTAGGCAAGCACAAGCACCTGAATTTTCTTGAAGGAGCGGGTGATATGGATCGCGGGGAACTCCAGGAGTTCTTCACGGCCTATCTCGGGCACTGCAAGGCCTTCAGCTCAGCTGGCGCCATCATCTTTGCCTGCATGGATTGGAGGCAGATCGACATTCTGCTGCTCGCCGCGATGGATGTTGGCCTCACCCGCAAGAACATTGCCGTATGGGACAAGGGATCGGGAGGCATGGGTGGCCTCTACCGCAACGCGCATGAGTTCGTTGCGGTCTTCTGCAATGGCAATACCCCTGCCACCAACAACATTCAACTTGGCCGACATGGGCGCGATCGCTGCAACATCTGGCGTTATCCTGGCGCCAATCGTCCCGGATCCTCCTCGGCCAAGGCATTGGCTGACCATCCCACGCCCAAGCCAGAACCGCTGGTCGAGGATGCCCTGCTTGATGTCACCAATCGCGGCGATATCGTGCTGGATCCCTTTATCGGATCAGGCAGCACCATTCTCGCTGCCGAGAGCACTGGGCGTATCTGTCGCGGCATCGAACTCGATCCCAAATATGTCGACCGGGCCATCCGCCGCTGGGAGCGCGAGACGGGTATACCAGCCATTCACATCGAGACCGGGCTGACCTTCGACGAGCTCGCAAGGGTTCGTCTGTCGGAAAGGGAGGCGAGCCATGGCTAA
- a CDS encoding DUF5681 domain-containing protein yields MAKDPNKKPSKWGKGKTDPDTWWKKGDPSPNPKGRPKGSKNQKTLWKEAVQKKITVNFDGETQKMTKQELTYHQLAQKAASGDLKAIAMQMSLDEKFDPGETIPPTKAESAADFDTFDQWFKLRETFKVFKQSDEEENNG; encoded by the coding sequence ATGGCTAAGGACCCCAACAAGAAGCCCTCCAAATGGGGCAAGGGCAAGACTGACCCTGACACCTGGTGGAAGAAGGGCGACCCATCCCCCAATCCCAAGGGACGGCCCAAGGGTTCGAAGAACCAGAAGACATTGTGGAAGGAGGCAGTCCAGAAAAAGATCACCGTCAATTTCGACGGTGAGACCCAGAAGATGACCAAACAGGAACTGACCTATCATCAGCTCGCCCAGAAGGCCGCATCCGGCGACCTCAAGGCTATCGCCATGCAGATGAGCCTCGATGAGAAGTTCGACCCCGGTGAGACTATCCCTCCAACCAAGGCGGAATCCGCTGCCGACTTCGACACCTTCGATCAATGGTTCAAACTGCGAGAGACATTCAAAGTCTTCAAACAATCAGACGAGGAGGAAAACAATGGCTGA
- the terL gene encoding phage terminase large subunit produces the protein MADPFELRRIVDDLCRKDFFAFAIRAFPILEPGKLYMAPHIAIICFLLMKIFRGDVRRALVCIPPRYLKTYLISIAYPAWLLGQDPKMRIICASYGTDLAEKFSADTLKLMKSPWYRRVFPNTHLDPKQQNKTEIGTTVGGYRFATSTGATLTGRGADVIIIDDPIKASEGHSPTARAKCIEWFKSTIHTRFNHPKEGRLIVVAQRLHQEDLPGHIIETGGWIELILPAIQPTTQDFDIVEGGLKVRFKAGRVLQPERHDLKDLEQLKKEMGEFDFEAQFNQNPLPPGGAVIKEEWVQRYEIPPKPSQTIAIVQSWDTAYQGDEDQSWSVCTTWAICPDGFYLLDVWRGRPILSALYKKVYELKAQYKAKMVIVEKKASGISLIEEIRLKDQQRWLDYLSPSTGKVERTEQQSLKFEQGKVWLPIEAPWLAAYEAELFSFPHSKFDDQVDSTTQFLAASDKHQFKMFLKYH, from the coding sequence ATGGCTGATCCCTTCGAACTGCGCCGGATCGTCGATGACCTTTGCCGCAAGGACTTCTTTGCCTTTGCCATTCGCGCTTTCCCGATCCTCGAGCCGGGCAAGCTCTATATGGCACCGCATATCGCGATCATCTGCTTCCTGCTGATGAAAATCTTCAGAGGCGATGTCAGGCGGGCGCTCGTCTGCATCCCGCCGCGCTATCTAAAAACCTATCTGATCTCGATTGCCTATCCTGCCTGGCTGCTCGGCCAGGATCCCAAGATGCGGATCATCTGCGCTTCATATGGAACCGATCTGGCCGAGAAGTTCAGCGCCGATACGCTCAAGTTGATGAAGTCACCATGGTACAGGCGGGTGTTTCCAAACACCCATCTCGATCCCAAACAGCAGAACAAGACCGAGATCGGGACCACGGTGGGTGGCTACCGCTTTGCCACCTCTACAGGGGCAACGCTCACTGGACGCGGCGCAGACGTGATCATCATCGATGATCCAATCAAGGCCAGCGAGGGACACTCACCCACCGCTCGTGCCAAATGCATCGAGTGGTTCAAATCGACCATCCACACGCGCTTCAATCACCCCAAGGAGGGCAGGTTGATCGTCGTCGCGCAAAGGCTCCACCAGGAGGACCTGCCCGGCCACATCATCGAGACCGGAGGCTGGATCGAGCTGATCCTGCCGGCGATCCAGCCGACAACCCAGGATTTCGACATCGTCGAGGGTGGCCTCAAGGTCCGCTTCAAGGCTGGCCGCGTCCTTCAGCCCGAGCGCCATGACTTAAAGGATCTCGAGCAGCTTAAGAAGGAGATGGGGGAGTTCGATTTCGAGGCCCAGTTCAACCAGAACCCGCTGCCGCCCGGTGGCGCGGTCATCAAGGAGGAATGGGTGCAGCGCTACGAGATCCCGCCCAAGCCGTCCCAGACAATCGCGATCGTCCAGAGCTGGGACACCGCCTATCAGGGCGATGAAGACCAATCATGGAGCGTGTGTACGACTTGGGCGATTTGTCCTGATGGGTTCTACCTGCTCGACGTCTGGCGAGGCAGGCCGATCCTGTCGGCGCTCTACAAGAAGGTCTACGAGCTCAAAGCCCAATACAAGGCCAAGATGGTCATCGTCGAGAAGAAGGCGAGCGGGATCAGCCTGATCGAGGAAATCCGCCTCAAGGACCAGCAGCGGTGGTTGGATTACCTCTCGCCCTCCACAGGCAAGGTCGAACGAACCGAACAGCAGTCGCTTAAATTCGAGCAGGGCAAAGTATGGCTCCCCATCGAAGCGCCATGGCTCGCAGCCTATGAGGCCGAGCTGTTCAGCTTCCCGCACAGCAAGTTCGATGATCAGGTGGATTCAACAACCCAGTTTCTTGCTGCCTCGGACAAGCATCAGTTCAAGATGTTCCTGAAATACCACTAG